From a single Paenibacillus sp. FSL R5-0345 genomic region:
- a CDS encoding N-acetylmuramoyl-L-alanine amidase family protein gives MRRVGYRTLLLLLLPLLLLSFTGREAAAASSSSGRIIMDNQELTLPKGIKLENVNGSVMIPVRVVVENLGFEVLWEQQARKVTVHQDGKSIELAVGRKTADADGVTFDLNAAPKQSGGTVLVPIRFVSEQFGLKVGWDNSDKTVYLTGGQASVATPEGTVTSPTATSTPSPTQITTPGMDNGTSAGSVVPSPTPQSSSVPGSTGVNAAGPLVNGAAFTENRLIIAVSGAAKPSITKMSSPDRIVVDFPGAAFAPDFVGGLPSITTNGSPQGKLDVTGYPLVSEIRYALFSVSPSTVRFVIQTVGSQPYQLSTDESTGLVTLDLNVTGSEGNTSGGSGMTGKPVVVLDAGHGGSQSGAVSLTGKLEKDFNLAVIRKVQALLMQEALVDVVFTRTEDITLGLQDRVNIAEAAKANLFISVHGNSLEQGYPNRDKINGSETYYSRSGSLPLAQIMHKHLIAGTGFKDNGVRTKSLHVTRETSMPAVLLEVGYLTNSGNESGMYSEQLQDKLAREIVAGIKEYLGL, from the coding sequence ATGAGAAGAGTTGGGTATCGAACGTTGCTGCTATTGTTGCTGCCATTATTATTACTATCATTCACTGGACGTGAAGCTGCCGCAGCTAGTAGTAGCTCAGGCAGAATTATTATGGATAATCAAGAGCTTACTTTACCAAAAGGAATTAAACTTGAGAACGTCAATGGCAGTGTTATGATCCCTGTCAGAGTGGTAGTGGAGAATCTTGGATTTGAGGTTTTATGGGAGCAGCAGGCCCGCAAAGTAACGGTTCACCAAGATGGAAAAAGCATTGAGCTGGCTGTAGGACGAAAAACAGCTGATGCGGATGGAGTAACGTTTGATTTAAACGCAGCACCCAAGCAAAGCGGTGGTACAGTTCTCGTTCCGATTCGCTTCGTAAGTGAGCAGTTCGGGCTCAAGGTTGGCTGGGATAATAGCGATAAAACGGTCTATTTGACGGGTGGACAAGCTTCGGTGGCTACACCTGAGGGAACCGTTACTAGTCCTACAGCAACAAGTACGCCTTCTCCAACTCAGATTACTACACCCGGCATGGATAATGGCACAAGCGCTGGAAGTGTTGTGCCCTCACCGACACCACAATCATCTTCCGTACCAGGAAGCACTGGTGTGAATGCAGCAGGTCCGCTTGTAAATGGGGCAGCCTTCACTGAGAATCGATTAATCATCGCTGTTTCTGGGGCTGCTAAACCTAGCATCACAAAAATGAGCAGTCCAGATCGAATCGTCGTAGATTTTCCCGGTGCGGCTTTTGCTCCTGATTTCGTAGGAGGCCTACCGAGTATTACGACAAACGGAAGTCCGCAAGGGAAGCTGGATGTTACTGGTTACCCTCTAGTTTCTGAGATCCGGTATGCGTTGTTCAGTGTAAGTCCTTCTACTGTTAGGTTCGTGATTCAAACGGTCGGGAGCCAGCCTTATCAATTAAGTACGGATGAAAGTACTGGACTGGTGACACTAGATTTGAATGTTACAGGCAGTGAAGGGAATACCTCAGGTGGTAGTGGAATGACAGGAAAGCCAGTTGTAGTTCTCGACGCGGGTCATGGAGGGTCACAATCAGGAGCAGTCAGCCTCACAGGTAAACTGGAAAAAGACTTCAATTTAGCTGTTATCCGTAAAGTACAAGCACTGTTGATGCAAGAAGCTTTGGTTGACGTCGTATTTACTAGGACTGAAGATATTACGTTAGGTCTTCAGGACCGTGTGAATATCGCAGAAGCTGCAAAGGCTAATCTATTTATTTCAGTTCATGGGAATTCACTGGAGCAGGGTTATCCGAATAGAGATAAAATAAATGGCAGCGAAACGTACTATTCGCGTAGTGGGAGTCTGCCGCTTGCACAGATTATGCACAAACATCTGATAGCTGGTACTGGATTCAAGGACAACGGAGTAAGAACGAAAAGTCTGCATGTTACAAGAGAAACAAGTATGCCGGCAGTACTTCTAGAAGTGGGGTATCTTACTAATTCAGGAAATGAATCAGGGATGTATAGTGAGCAGCTTCAAGACAAATTAGCGAGGGAAATTGTAGCTGGTATTAAGGAATATTTAGGACTTTAA
- the leuD gene encoding 3-isopropylmalate dehydratase small subunit: MDAFKKLTGIVAPVDRVNVDTDAIIPKQFLKRIERTGFGQFLFYEWRFDEAGNDNPAFEMNKPRYKDASVLISRANFGCGSSREHAPWAIMDYGFRVVIAPSYADIFYNNCFKNGILPIKLSEEQVDELFNRTAEHDGYQLTVDLESNTLHDEFGLSISFDLDEHRRQFLLQGLDDIGLTLQHADEIAAYEERHAAKLFS; the protein is encoded by the coding sequence ATGGATGCTTTTAAAAAATTAACAGGAATTGTTGCACCAGTAGATCGGGTGAATGTAGATACGGATGCGATTATCCCAAAGCAGTTCTTGAAACGGATTGAACGGACTGGATTTGGACAATTTTTGTTCTACGAATGGCGTTTTGATGAGGCTGGTAACGATAATCCTGCCTTTGAAATGAATAAACCACGCTATAAAGATGCTTCTGTCTTGATCTCACGTGCTAACTTTGGCTGTGGTTCGTCACGGGAACATGCACCTTGGGCGATTATGGATTATGGTTTCAGAGTTGTTATTGCACCTTCTTATGCAGATATCTTCTACAACAACTGCTTTAAGAATGGCATTCTGCCGATCAAGCTTTCGGAAGAGCAAGTGGATGAGCTGTTTAATCGGACAGCCGAGCATGATGGCTACCAGTTGACCGTGGACCTTGAAAGCAATACACTTCATGATGAATTTGGACTAAGCATCAGTTTTGATCTGGATGAGCACCGCCGTCAGTTCTTGCTGCAAGGTCTGGATGATATCGGCTTGACCCTTCAACATGCGGATGAAATTGCTGCGTATGAAGAGCGTCATGCGGCTAAGTTATTCTCTTAA
- the leuC gene encoding 3-isopropylmalate dehydratase large subunit has translation MSNKTMFEKIWDNHVIHQEEGKPSIIYIDLHLVHEVTSPQAFEGLRLSNRKVRRPELTFATMDHNVPTKDRFNIKDPISKQQIDTLSKNCADFGVRLFDLNDIDQGVVHVMGPEIGLTHPGKTIVCGDSHTSTHGAFGALAFGIGTSEVEHVMATQCLQQSKAKTMEVRFTGKRNPGVTAKDMILGVIAKYGTDFATGYVIEYTGEAIRELSMEERMTVCNMSIEGGARAGLIAPDETTFNYLRGRQYVPQGEAYDAAVEGWKSLVSDEGAQYDTVVEFDVETLIPQVTWGTSPGMGTDINSSVPNPADFTTENERKAAEKALEYMDLTPGTPISEIPIDYVFIGSCTNGRIEDLRAAAVVAKGHKVSDKVTAIVVPGSGRVKMQAEKEGLDKIFTDAGFEWREAGCSMCLAMNPDVLQPGQRCASTSNRNFEGRQGRGGRTHLVSPAMAAAAAIKGRFTDVRDWNYKTEAVSS, from the coding sequence ATGAGCAACAAGACAATGTTTGAGAAGATTTGGGATAATCATGTTATTCATCAAGAGGAAGGTAAGCCTAGCATTATTTATATCGATCTTCATTTGGTTCATGAAGTAACTTCTCCACAAGCGTTTGAAGGACTTCGCCTCAGTAACCGCAAGGTTCGCCGTCCTGAACTGACTTTCGCTACAATGGATCACAACGTTCCTACCAAGGACCGTTTTAACATTAAAGATCCAATTTCCAAGCAACAAATCGATACACTTTCTAAAAACTGTGCTGATTTTGGTGTGAGATTGTTCGACCTAAATGATATTGATCAAGGTGTTGTTCACGTAATGGGTCCTGAGATCGGCTTGACTCACCCTGGTAAAACTATCGTTTGTGGTGATAGCCATACCTCTACACATGGTGCATTCGGTGCGCTGGCCTTTGGTATCGGAACAAGCGAAGTTGAACATGTAATGGCTACCCAATGTTTGCAGCAATCCAAAGCTAAAACAATGGAAGTACGCTTTACTGGTAAAAGAAATCCTGGTGTAACAGCAAAGGATATGATCCTTGGTGTTATTGCTAAATATGGTACTGATTTTGCAACAGGTTATGTAATTGAATACACAGGTGAAGCTATTCGTGAGTTGTCGATGGAAGAACGTATGACCGTCTGCAACATGTCGATCGAAGGCGGAGCAAGAGCCGGCTTGATCGCTCCTGACGAAACTACTTTTAACTATCTGCGTGGACGTCAATATGTGCCGCAAGGCGAAGCTTATGACGCTGCTGTTGAAGGATGGAAGAGTCTTGTTAGTGACGAAGGTGCTCAGTATGATACGGTTGTTGAATTCGATGTGGAGACATTGATTCCACAAGTGACTTGGGGTACTAGCCCGGGCATGGGTACAGATATCAACTCTAGCGTGCCAAATCCGGCTGACTTTACCACTGAAAATGAACGCAAAGCTGCTGAAAAAGCGCTTGAATATATGGATTTGACTCCTGGAACTCCTATTTCTGAAATTCCAATTGATTATGTATTTATCGGTTCTTGTACTAACGGACGGATCGAAGATTTGAGAGCCGCTGCCGTGGTAGCAAAAGGCCATAAGGTATCTGACAAGGTTACTGCCATTGTTGTTCCTGGTTCTGGTCGTGTTAAAATGCAAGCTGAGAAGGAAGGGCTTGATAAAATCTTTACTGACGCGGGCTTTGAATGGCGCGAAGCGGGATGCAGCATGTGCCTTGCGATGAACCCTGATGTACTGCAACCTGGGCAACGCTGTGCATCTACCTCGAACCGTAACTTTGAAGGACGTCAAGGTCGCGGTGGACGCACGCATCTGGTATCCCCAGCTATGGCTGCTGCAGCTGCGATAAAAGGTCGTTTCACTGATGTACGTGATTGGAACTATAAGACGGAAGCTGTCAGCTCATAG
- a CDS encoding FAD-binding oxidoreductase: protein MHLLAQKELEQLKSGTRLTGRVIFKGDQGYETARKNWDPHTDKFPKVFVFAQKTQDVANAIKWANENKVPIRARSGRHSLEVNLSQVTGGIVIDVSEMKKIKLNKKSGTVVVGTGNTVGRIAHTLAGQGYMAPFGDSPTVGIGGITLGGGIGPLQRTVGLVSDNLIELEMVDAKGKIIRANKNSNSDLLWASRGGGGGNFGVYTSYKFKVRPAPASATVFRITWPWDQFEKVFKAWQLWAPSVNTKLGSELSIGPKKGGNVTMTGLFLGSKAEASRLLKPVTSVGTPTNQIIRSLPYTKVVSFMLAPDPVLTQRVSNQFSSGFVRKPFPDKAIKSMREFLEKVEGEFAGFFFLNWGGAVSRKSPKSTAFYWRKAKFYVEWNSSWIKKSEAARNIFVVRNTRRKLQPFIVGSYINVPDQGIKNSGTVYYGANYPRLRRVKAKYDPGNIFNNPQSISPARKV from the coding sequence ATGCATTTGTTAGCTCAGAAGGAGTTGGAACAATTGAAGTCAGGAACGAGACTTACCGGGCGAGTTATTTTCAAAGGTGATCAAGGGTATGAAACGGCACGTAAGAATTGGGATCCGCATACTGACAAATTCCCGAAAGTGTTTGTTTTCGCACAAAAAACACAAGATGTTGCGAACGCCATAAAATGGGCTAACGAGAATAAAGTCCCCATCCGTGCAAGAAGCGGTAGACATTCTCTGGAGGTTAATCTTTCACAGGTCACCGGAGGAATTGTCATCGATGTAAGTGAAATGAAGAAAATCAAACTAAATAAAAAATCAGGAACTGTTGTTGTGGGTACCGGAAATACAGTGGGGAGAATTGCACACACGCTTGCTGGGCAAGGATATATGGCTCCATTCGGCGATAGCCCTACGGTTGGAATCGGAGGCATCACCCTAGGCGGGGGTATCGGGCCGCTCCAGCGAACCGTGGGCCTTGTTAGTGATAATCTAATCGAACTCGAAATGGTTGATGCCAAAGGGAAAATTATTCGTGCCAATAAGAATAGTAACTCTGATCTCCTCTGGGCTTCACGCGGAGGTGGCGGGGGGAATTTCGGAGTTTACACCAGTTACAAATTCAAAGTACGTCCAGCTCCAGCTTCGGCTACCGTTTTTCGTATCACCTGGCCTTGGGATCAGTTCGAGAAGGTATTCAAAGCTTGGCAACTCTGGGCTCCTTCCGTTAATACCAAGTTGGGCAGTGAATTATCCATTGGTCCGAAAAAAGGCGGTAATGTCACTATGACGGGGCTGTTCCTCGGATCAAAAGCAGAGGCTTCTCGCCTCTTAAAGCCCGTTACGAGCGTAGGAACGCCTACAAATCAAATTATCCGCTCTTTGCCCTATACAAAAGTAGTGAGTTTTATGTTAGCGCCCGATCCAGTGCTAACTCAAAGAGTCAGCAACCAGTTCTCCAGCGGTTTCGTAAGAAAACCCTTCCCGGACAAGGCAATTAAGTCCATGCGTGAATTCTTAGAGAAAGTGGAGGGAGAGTTCGCAGGTTTCTTTTTCCTCAACTGGGGTGGAGCTGTGAGCCGTAAGTCACCCAAATCTACAGCCTTCTACTGGCGTAAAGCGAAATTCTATGTAGAGTGGAATAGCTCATGGATCAAGAAATCGGAAGCTGCCAGAAATATATTCGTAGTACGAAATACACGTCGGAAGCTGCAGCCATTTATCGTGGGGAGCTACATCAACGTTCCAGACCAGGGAATTAAAAATTCCGGAACAGTATATTATGGGGCGAACTATCCTAGATTACGGAGAGTCAAAGCTAAATATGACCCGGGAAATATATTTAACAACCCTCAAAGCATCTCTCCAGCCCGCAAAGTATAG
- a CDS encoding LysR family transcriptional regulator, which translates to MELRQLQYVLQIAAEKNFSRAADKLHIAQPSLSQQLSKLEKELGVMLFQRNTSSVELTYAGSKFVEQAQIIIDGVELLRQEMSDISELRTGRVVVGSMPITGAHLLPHVLPVFKQNYPEVEITLLEDSSMNLEKLTASGQTDLSLLSLPLEIPALAYEELGEERIDLAVPPEHPLAKRSLDGTKTSLEELKDELFIVLKEGQGFRKMTMDLCRNAGFEPKIVFESNNMETVQSLVATGMGVTLVPHFIARAPRSEFVPVYLPLANPAPSRTLVVAYRRGRYLSKAAKAFVETFKSTVAELTEE; encoded by the coding sequence ATGGAACTGAGACAACTACAATATGTACTGCAAATCGCAGCCGAAAAAAACTTCTCCCGAGCAGCGGACAAGCTGCACATTGCCCAACCATCACTCAGTCAGCAGCTTTCCAAGCTGGAAAAAGAGCTCGGTGTAATGCTGTTCCAGCGAAATACCAGTTCTGTTGAACTGACCTATGCTGGATCTAAATTCGTAGAGCAAGCCCAAATCATCATTGATGGCGTAGAACTGCTACGGCAAGAAATGTCTGATATTTCTGAACTGCGTACCGGGCGAGTCGTTGTAGGCAGTATGCCGATCACTGGTGCACATTTACTACCGCATGTGCTTCCTGTTTTTAAACAAAATTATCCGGAAGTAGAAATCACTCTGCTCGAAGACTCCTCCATGAACCTAGAGAAGCTTACTGCGAGTGGTCAGACTGATTTAAGCCTGCTCTCATTGCCGCTCGAAATTCCGGCTCTTGCTTACGAAGAACTGGGTGAGGAAAGGATCGATCTTGCAGTCCCACCCGAACACCCACTAGCTAAACGTAGCTTAGATGGAACTAAGACCTCTTTGGAAGAACTAAAGGACGAGCTATTTATTGTACTTAAAGAAGGTCAAGGCTTCCGCAAAATGACTATGGATCTGTGCCGAAACGCTGGCTTCGAGCCAAAAATTGTTTTTGAGAGCAATAACATGGAGACAGTTCAGTCACTGGTGGCTACTGGCATGGGGGTAACTCTTGTACCTCATTTTATCGCCCGTGCACCGCGGAGTGAATTCGTGCCTGTCTACTTGCCTCTAGCTAATCCAGCCCCTAGCCGAACATTAGTCGTAGCCTATCGACGTGGACGTTATTTATCCAAGGCCGCAAAGGCTTTTGTAGAAACATTTAAATCTACGGTAGCTGAACTAACTGAGGAATAG
- the proB gene encoding glutamate 5-kinase: MTTRIVVKIGSSSLTGTEGGLNREAVSFFASEIAELKRNGCEVLLVTSGAVAAGFRSIGYPTRPKLLHEKQAAAAVGQVLLMQAYQEAFAEHGITTAQILLTRTDFCSRRAMNNAMMTVDELLRQGAVPVFNENDTVSVDELKFGDNDTLSALVANLLKASRLLVLTDMDGLYSGDPRKHPDAVRYQFVDDITPEIYAIAGGAGSSVGTGGMRSKIDAAKIATRGGVPVFVGRATEPGDLQLAASGTGRGTYFATKLSSLPVKKQWLGFMSTPLGSLYIDEGAVEALLHGGHSLLPVGVKHVEGNFHAGDVVEVLGPDSKLLGRGIVNYDDAQLRSIQGLPSRQIVPKLGEVHRLEVIHRDEWITLR, from the coding sequence ATGACGACACGAATCGTAGTCAAAATAGGCAGCAGCTCGCTGACTGGAACAGAGGGCGGTTTGAATCGCGAAGCCGTCTCCTTCTTCGCTTCAGAGATTGCCGAATTGAAGAGAAACGGCTGCGAGGTTTTATTGGTAACCTCCGGTGCTGTAGCTGCAGGCTTTCGCAGTATCGGTTACCCAACACGTCCAAAGCTACTGCATGAGAAGCAAGCAGCGGCAGCTGTAGGCCAAGTGCTGCTCATGCAGGCATATCAAGAAGCTTTTGCTGAGCATGGAATTACCACAGCACAAATTTTACTAACCCGTACCGACTTTTGTAGTCGCAGAGCCATGAATAACGCTATGATGACGGTAGATGAGCTGCTTCGCCAAGGAGCGGTGCCTGTATTTAACGAGAATGACACCGTCTCCGTAGATGAGTTGAAATTCGGCGATAATGATACTTTATCTGCGCTCGTAGCCAACCTGCTGAAAGCCAGCAGATTGCTCGTCTTAACCGACATGGATGGCTTATATAGCGGAGATCCGCGGAAACATCCCGACGCTGTTCGCTATCAGTTCGTTGATGATATTACGCCAGAGATTTATGCTATTGCCGGTGGAGCCGGCTCTAGTGTGGGAACGGGTGGTATGCGTTCAAAAATCGATGCTGCCAAGATTGCCACACGAGGTGGTGTACCTGTCTTTGTTGGAAGAGCTACCGAGCCTGGAGATTTACAACTCGCAGCGTCAGGAACGGGTCGAGGTACTTATTTTGCAACCAAGTTATCTTCCTTGCCTGTTAAAAAGCAATGGCTTGGCTTCATGTCCACCCCGCTCGGCTCCCTTTACATTGACGAAGGAGCCGTTGAAGCGCTGCTCCATGGCGGTCATAGTCTGCTGCCTGTCGGCGTCAAACATGTAGAAGGGAATTTTCATGCAGGTGATGTTGTAGAGGTCCTTGGACCTGACTCCAAATTGCTGGGACGCGGGATTGTGAATTACGATGACGCCCAGCTGCGCAGTATTCAAGGCTTACCAAGCCGTCAGATTGTTCCGAAGCTGGGAGAAGTACACCGGCTAGAGGTCATTCACCGTGACGAATGGATTACTTTAAGGTAA
- a CDS encoding glutamate-5-semialdehyde dehydrogenase — protein MSEVVNKTKLAKETTGVLASLTTGQKNEALLVMAEALRREAPAIIAANKEDLERGRLSGTPESMLDRLALDVGRINSIAEGLQQIAVLPDPIGDTLETIERPNGLGIQKLRVPLGVIGIIYEARPNVTVDAAGLCLKTGNAVVLRGGSSALSSNRKIVEVLHQALAGTSMPKNALQLIEDPNRSSVDEMLKLNGLLDVIIPRGGSSLIQNVVLNATVPVIETGAGICHTYLDASALPEMAQNISLNAKAQRPSVCNAMETLLVHRDFAKEYLLSLAEAFREVKVELRGCQETISYVPWALPATLEDYATEYNDYILNIKIVSDLDEAMQHIAQYGTKHSECIVTEDPDNASRFLQEVDAAAVYHNASTRFTDGFEFGFGAEIGISTQKLHARGPMGLPALTSTKYKIYGTGQIRG, from the coding sequence ATGAGTGAAGTTGTCAATAAAACAAAATTAGCCAAGGAAACCACTGGAGTATTAGCTAGTCTAACAACCGGTCAAAAAAATGAAGCTCTCTTAGTGATGGCAGAAGCGCTACGCCGTGAAGCTCCAGCCATTATTGCCGCCAACAAGGAAGATTTGGAACGCGGGCGCCTAAGCGGCACTCCTGAGTCTATGCTTGATCGACTAGCCTTAGATGTAGGCCGAATAAACAGTATCGCTGAAGGACTTCAACAAATCGCTGTATTACCTGATCCGATTGGTGACACGCTAGAAACCATTGAGCGTCCAAATGGTCTGGGCATCCAGAAACTCCGTGTTCCACTCGGTGTCATCGGGATCATCTATGAAGCACGCCCAAACGTAACTGTTGATGCTGCTGGTCTGTGTCTTAAGACGGGTAACGCTGTTGTGCTGCGCGGTGGCTCCTCCGCTCTGTCCTCTAACCGAAAAATTGTCGAGGTGCTTCACCAAGCGCTAGCAGGGACTTCAATGCCGAAAAATGCACTTCAGCTGATCGAGGATCCCAACCGTTCCTCCGTTGATGAAATGCTTAAGCTCAACGGACTACTTGATGTAATTATCCCCCGTGGAGGTAGTTCTCTGATTCAAAATGTTGTGCTTAACGCAACCGTGCCTGTTATTGAAACAGGTGCAGGCATCTGCCATACTTATCTCGACGCAAGCGCCTTGCCAGAAATGGCACAGAACATTAGCTTGAATGCCAAAGCACAACGCCCTTCGGTCTGCAATGCCATGGAGACGCTGCTCGTTCATCGGGATTTCGCAAAAGAGTATTTGCTTTCATTAGCCGAAGCTTTCCGTGAGGTTAAGGTTGAATTGAGAGGCTGTCAGGAAACAATATCTTATGTCCCATGGGCATTACCTGCAACATTAGAGGACTATGCTACAGAATATAACGATTATATCTTGAATATCAAAATCGTCAGCGATTTAGATGAAGCTATGCAGCATATCGCCCAGTATGGAACGAAGCACTCGGAATGTATCGTAACAGAAGATCCGGATAACGCTTCACGCTTCTTACAGGAAGTAGATGCTGCAGCTGTTTACCACAATGCTTCCACCCGCTTCACAGACGGCTTTGAATTTGGATTTGGTGCAGAGATCGGCATTAGTACACAGAAACTCCATGCTCGTGGACCAATGGGTCTACCTGCCCTTACTTCAACCAAATATAAGATTTATGGAACAGGTCAAATACGAGGCTAG
- the proC gene encoding pyrroline-5-carboxylate reductase, producing MCQQPSIPLMNHNIVFYGAGSMAEAIVRGMISRSIVKSDNVIMLNRSSSERLAELRSRYGVIGTNDPEQKTDYLRNSPVIVLAMKPKDAAEALRGLSPLLSPDQIIVSVIAGLSIRTMQGLLGKEQPIVRTMPNTSSSIGLGATGIAFSKEVDEKGRRLALNIFEAVGLTTVIDEERMETLTGISGSGPAYIYYMMEAMIAAGIRGGLPLDQSTQLTVQTVLGAARMVQQTGEDPAALRKKVTSPNGSTQAAIEVLEQGEFFETVIAAVNRCAERSREMGAALEKELHS from the coding sequence ATGTGTCAGCAACCTTCCATTCCACTAATGAATCATAATATTGTATTTTATGGCGCTGGCTCCATGGCAGAAGCCATCGTTCGCGGGATGATTAGCCGCAGTATCGTGAAATCCGATAATGTTATTATGCTTAACCGCAGCAGTAGTGAACGTCTGGCAGAGCTAAGAAGTCGTTACGGCGTAATCGGTACAAATGATCCTGAACAAAAAACAGATTATCTACGGAACTCACCAGTAATTGTGTTAGCAATGAAGCCAAAAGATGCTGCCGAAGCGCTACGCGGATTAAGTCCTCTTCTTTCTCCAGATCAGATCATAGTTTCTGTAATCGCTGGGCTGTCCATTCGAACGATGCAAGGTCTGCTTGGTAAAGAGCAACCCATCGTCCGCACAATGCCGAATACTTCTAGTTCTATTGGTCTTGGTGCCACCGGCATTGCCTTTTCCAAGGAAGTAGATGAGAAAGGTCGACGCCTTGCACTCAACATCTTTGAAGCTGTCGGACTTACAACAGTCATAGACGAAGAACGCATGGAAACCTTGACGGGTATTTCCGGCAGTGGACCTGCCTATATTTATTATATGATGGAGGCAATGATCGCTGCTGGTATACGAGGCGGACTGCCGCTTGATCAAAGCACGCAGTTAACCGTCCAAACGGTTCTAGGTGCTGCCAGAATGGTACAGCAAACGGGTGAAGATCCAGCTGCACTTCGCAAGAAGGTCACTTCCCCGAATGGTTCTACACAAGCAGCAATAGAAGTACTAGAGCAAGGAGAATTCTTTGAAACTGTCATTGCAGCAGTAAATCGATGTGCCGAACGTTCCCGTGAAATGGGCGCTGCGCTTGAGAAAGAGCTGCATTCCTAA
- a CDS encoding membrane protein produces MQQQRSKLKAFFLNLIPGAGHYYMGKRPQGIVYLLLSFGILFMSFLIAVAEGAEDILIMGVMGFLLIGTVSMVHLVVKMLQMPTPVMTPDGSNFDYSSMPVKTDDNERVHVILLSFIPGLGHFHMGLMQRGLSFLISFFGFMTVMLFLAGITSSDVFLLLFGVLPVIWLYCMFDAVQLIHRKQAGEEMVDRTLFEEMEAGREEGRRSKVLATLLSAFPGAGQMYLGLQKRGLQLMLLFLGSIYVMDLLRLTLLFFLIPVIWFYSLFDGLQLVSRHGREPLQDKPVIEGFLNHQGWLGAALMCLGLYYIVVNVAVPALDIRFPEWRLEYRVNEYFRTIIVSVLLIGGGLKLMAGSKNNKGRKGTGGHS; encoded by the coding sequence ATGCAACAGCAGCGTAGTAAATTAAAAGCTTTTTTTCTTAATTTGATTCCTGGAGCAGGTCATTATTATATGGGAAAACGTCCACAGGGAATTGTTTATCTTCTGTTAAGCTTTGGCATCTTATTTATGTCGTTCTTAATAGCTGTGGCTGAAGGTGCCGAGGATATACTAATAATGGGTGTGATGGGGTTCCTGCTCATCGGGACGGTTTCGATGGTGCATCTGGTGGTTAAAATGCTGCAGATGCCTACTCCGGTAATGACTCCAGATGGATCGAATTTTGATTATTCTTCAATGCCCGTTAAGACAGACGATAATGAGCGTGTACATGTAATTTTATTATCGTTCATTCCAGGATTGGGTCATTTTCATATGGGGTTGATGCAGCGAGGATTGTCTTTCCTCATTTCTTTCTTCGGTTTCATGACCGTGATGTTATTCCTGGCAGGGATTACGTCAAGTGATGTTTTCCTTCTCCTGTTTGGCGTATTACCAGTGATTTGGTTATATTGTATGTTTGATGCGGTTCAGTTAATCCATCGCAAGCAAGCTGGAGAAGAAATGGTAGATCGTACCTTATTCGAAGAGATGGAGGCTGGTCGTGAGGAGGGGCGCCGTAGCAAAGTTTTGGCTACACTGCTTTCTGCTTTTCCGGGTGCCGGACAAATGTATCTAGGGCTGCAAAAAAGAGGATTACAGCTCATGTTACTATTCCTCGGGAGTATTTATGTCATGGACCTACTGCGTTTAACGCTGCTATTCTTCCTCATTCCAGTCATTTGGTTTTACAGTTTATTCGATGGCTTACAGCTTGTCAGCCGACATGGACGTGAGCCTTTACAGGATAAGCCAGTCATAGAAGGGTTTTTAAATCATCAAGGATGGCTTGGAGCTGCTCTGATGTGTCTAGGGCTGTATTACATTGTAGTGAATGTCGCAGTTCCCGCACTTGATATCAGATTTCCTGAATGGCGTTTGGAGTATAGAGTCAATGAATATTTCAGGACCATTATTGTATCCGTGCTATTGATTGGCGGTGGTTTGAAGCTGATGGCGGGAAGTAAAAATAATAAAGGAAGAAAAGGGACGGGTGGTCACTCTTGA
- a CDS encoding RNA polymerase sigma factor, giving the protein MEEEVLIRQICQGDEDAFRQFVNTYSQQIYKITYSVLRDAKMAEDAAQEAFLQMYKSLPDYRFQGLKSWITRIALNKAIDAKRKRDRLRELPVDYELVLSQTASNEEDVLSGVVRRDRMDRLLSEINSLPETHRGIMVAYYLEHKKYDQIAAEQGISLKTVESRLYRARQWIRNHWKEDEWL; this is encoded by the coding sequence ATTGAAGAAGAGGTATTAATTCGGCAGATTTGCCAAGGTGACGAAGATGCGTTCCGCCAATTTGTAAATACATACAGTCAGCAAATTTACAAAATTACTTATTCTGTATTACGCGATGCCAAGATGGCGGAAGATGCTGCTCAGGAAGCTTTTTTACAAATGTACAAATCTCTCCCTGACTACCGTTTTCAAGGCTTGAAATCATGGATTACACGGATCGCCTTAAATAAGGCAATCGATGCTAAGCGTAAGCGTGATCGACTTAGGGAACTGCCTGTTGACTATGAGCTTGTACTAAGCCAGACCGCTTCCAACGAGGAGGATGTGTTGTCAGGTGTTGTACGCCGTGATCGGATGGATCGGCTGCTCAGTGAAATTAATAGCCTGCCAGAAACTCATCGTGGAATTATGGTGGCCTATTATCTGGAACATAAAAAATATGATCAGATTGCTGCAGAGCAGGGAATTTCACTGAAGACGGTAGAATCCAGATTATATAGGGCGAGACAATGGATTCGAAACCATTGGAAGGAGGACGAATGGCTATGA